From Cenarchaeum symbiont of Oopsacas minuta, one genomic window encodes:
- a CDS encoding RNase PH, exosome complex component RRP41, with translation MMGGRESNLVLLDENGIRCDGRKIDQPRRISIKAGVLNNANGSAYIEFGDNKILAGVYGPRDVHPKHMSDSDTGILRCRYHMTPFSVGERKNPAPSRREIEISKVIKEALLPAVMLEKFPRTAVDVYLEVLQADGGTRCAALDAASVALADAGIPMRDMVSACAAGKVADTVVLDVNNEEDQAGQADMPVGYMPNLDQVTLVQLDGVLSSLEYKKCLDVAIKGCKIAYEEQKRALHARYFTGDES, from the coding sequence ATGATGGGCGGAAGAGAATCAAATCTTGTACTGTTGGATGAAAACGGAATACGATGTGATGGTCGCAAAATAGACCAACCTCGTCGCATATCCATCAAAGCTGGAGTCTTGAATAATGCAAATGGTTCTGCGTATATAGAATTTGGTGATAATAAAATTTTGGCTGGTGTATACGGTCCACGTGACGTTCATCCAAAACACATGTCTGATTCTGATACTGGAATACTACGTTGCAGATATCACATGACTCCATTCTCTGTAGGTGAGAGGAAAAACCCAGCTCCATCAAGGCGAGAGATTGAGATCTCAAAGGTGATTAAAGAGGCATTATTACCTGCAGTAATGCTTGAAAAATTTCCACGTACTGCTGTAGATGTTTACTTGGAGGTTTTACAAGCTGATGGAGGAACACGCTGTGCTGCACTAGATGCAGCATCGGTGGCACTAGCTGATGCTGGAATTCCGATGCGCGATATGGTATCTGCATGTGCTGCAGGTAAAGTGGCAGATACTGTCGTACTAGATGTAAACAATGAAGAAGATCAGGCAGGACAGGCAGATATGCCAGTAGGATATATGCCAAACCTTGATCAAGTAACATTGGTCCAGTTGGATGGTGTACTCTCATCCCTAGAGTACAAAAAATGTCTAGATGTTGCTATTAAAGGATGTAAAATTGCATACGAAGAGCAGAAAAGAGCACTACATGCTAGATACTTTACAGGAGATGAATCCTAG
- a CDS encoding Transcription factor Pcc1 domain-containing protein produces the protein MSKFNIEIKADAGNHTKAIYESIKTDNKFYPENPTDADISYDDGSLCINVHSESLPHLRASVNSLLGLIRVCEKSLDI, from the coding sequence ATGTCAAAATTTAATATAGAGATAAAAGCAGATGCTGGAAATCACACAAAAGCTATATACGAATCTATAAAGACTGACAACAAATTTTATCCTGAAAATCCAACAGATGCAGATATCTCGTATGATGATGGTTCTTTGTGCATAAATGTGCATTCTGAGAGCCTCCCGCATCTACGTGCTAGTGTGAACTCACTTTTAGGTTTGATACGCGTCTGTGAGAAATCACTAGACATATAA
- a CDS encoding exosome complex RNA-binding protein Rrp4 produces MSDERRKHVLPGEVITSRPLRPEENVIFDGKNISSTIVGMSEIYDETVRVLPLTGMYFPKVDDMVVGKIVSHTSLSWEVDINSCYVGFLPASDIFGRDFTASADALASKLIKGDMVAARIANFDRTRDPLITVSDRDLGKIDTGEIVRISSSKIPRLIGKRGSMIQMIEESTNSMITAGQNGWIIVDAKDADGLLKAKRAIKMIDDNAHMQNLTDKIQSMLNS; encoded by the coding sequence ATGAGCGACGAGAGACGCAAGCACGTACTACCAGGTGAAGTAATAACTTCAAGACCCTTACGTCCAGAAGAAAATGTCATATTTGATGGCAAAAATATATCATCAACCATAGTGGGAATGTCTGAGATCTATGATGAGACAGTTCGCGTACTACCATTGACTGGAATGTACTTTCCCAAAGTGGACGATATGGTAGTAGGCAAGATAGTATCGCATACATCACTATCTTGGGAAGTTGACATAAACTCATGCTATGTTGGATTTTTACCTGCTAGTGACATATTTGGGCGTGACTTTACTGCTAGTGCTGATGCTTTGGCCTCTAAACTAATCAAAGGCGATATGGTTGCAGCACGTATTGCAAACTTTGATCGTACACGCGATCCATTAATCACAGTATCTGACCGTGACTTGGGTAAGATAGACACAGGTGAGATCGTTCGTATATCTAGCAGCAAGATTCCGCGTTTGATAGGAAAACGCGGTTCGATGATACAGATGATTGAAGAGAGTACAAACTCTATGATTACAGCAGGACAAAACGGCTGGATCATAGTGGATGCAAAGGATGCGGATGGATTATTAAAGGCTAAAAGAGCGATTAAAATGATTGATGATAATGCACATATGCAAAACCTCACAGATAAAATCCAGTCCATGCTCAATTCCTAG
- a CDS encoding methionine-R-sulfoxide reductase, which yields MDKEFAESLKEKLDPQQYDVCVNKGTEPAFTGKYYDSKEPGIYRCICCKIILFKSDKKFDSGTGWPSFSDAINDTIEYVKDSSFGMERTEVNCKKCGAHLGHVFDDGPQPTNLRYCINSASLDFAKD from the coding sequence ATGGATAAAGAATTTGCAGAATCATTAAAAGAAAAACTCGATCCACAACAATATGATGTATGTGTGAACAAAGGAACAGAGCCGGCATTTACTGGAAAATATTATGACAGTAAAGAACCTGGAATTTATAGATGCATCTGTTGCAAAATAATACTCTTCAAATCTGATAAAAAATTTGATTCTGGTACAGGCTGGCCAAGTTTTTCTGATGCCATAAATGATACTATAGAGTATGTAAAAGATTCAAGCTTTGGAATGGAACGCACAGAGGTAAATTGTAAAAAATGCGGTGCACATCTAGGTCATGTTTTTGATGATGGTCCACAACCCACAAATCTTAGATATTGCATAAATTCAGCATCACTGGATTTTGCAAAGGACTAG
- a CDS encoding ribosomal protein L37ae, translating into MARKKSLAGLGARYGIKIRKQYTKIHHILKEKRACPKCGSKTFARLAVGVWSCKKCTFKMAGTAYDVKI; encoded by the coding sequence ATGGCGCGCAAAAAATCACTTGCTGGACTTGGTGCAAGATATGGTATCAAAATCCGTAAACAGTACACAAAGATTCACCATATTTTAAAGGAAAAACGTGCATGTCCAAAATGTGGATCTAAAACTTTTGCTCGCCTAGCTGTTGGAGTGTGGAGCTGTAAAAAATGCACTTTCAAGATGGCCGGAACAGCATACGATGTCAAAATTTAA
- a CDS encoding 2-phospho-L-lactate guanylyltransferase (cofC), whose protein sequence is MKIAAIVPVKTFERAKSRLGLGHEKTVNLCNIMLKEVLSALTGSSAIDTVTIVSREPLAETVASEFGVDIIPDKSESGVNNAVALGEAHYANKGHDGLLVVPQDLPLLMSTDVDELVRLSCRPPCVTVVPSRMLDGTNALLRAPSNSMPTRYDEGSYLAHMQEARKHNLNPLLVYQRRVMADIDSIDDIEYCIKLGEKPQICEQIAYIAHVNSSIDK, encoded by the coding sequence TTGAAAATTGCAGCCATAGTTCCAGTAAAAACTTTTGAGCGGGCAAAATCACGACTAGGATTAGGGCATGAAAAGACTGTAAATTTATGCAATATTATGTTAAAAGAAGTACTCTCTGCACTCACAGGATCTTCTGCAATAGACACTGTCACGATCGTATCACGTGAACCGCTAGCAGAGACTGTAGCTTCTGAATTTGGAGTAGACATTATACCTGATAAATCCGAATCTGGAGTAAACAATGCAGTCGCACTTGGCGAGGCGCATTATGCAAATAAAGGTCATGATGGTTTACTTGTAGTGCCACAGGATCTTCCACTTTTAATGTCAACTGACGTTGATGAGCTTGTACGATTGTCTTGCAGGCCACCTTGCGTTACAGTTGTTCCATCACGTATGCTAGATGGAACAAATGCACTACTTCGAGCTCCATCTAATTCTATGCCAACAAGATACGATGAAGGAAGCTATCTTGCACACATGCAAGAAGCACGCAAGCACAATTTGAACCCGTTACTTGTATATCAAAGGAGAGTTATGGCAGATATAGATTCGATAGATGATATAGAATACTGTATAAAACTAGGAGAAAAACCACAGATATGTGAACAGATTGCATATATTGCACATGTAAATTCAAGTATAGATAAATAA
- a CDS encoding thymidylate synthase ThyX: protein MAKRIKVVYKNADVGQKFTQKERSDLSSHFSNTSSNVFAITTAQQVDRGALMSRYSRTDKDMRRVFLDEFLSNKKRGKEFYQRVLIEYGDDSVAELGSAQIAVESVSNIVVKKIEDRRIGLSYLEKSSRYVPWNKKRANKYRFYRDIDIAKSNHVDAYENACNLDFETYSKCLNPMLRYVREKYPIEKYSFKNSFGKDVFFSKLCDSQDIKSAKIVYNGSTRAKALDILRGLLPASTLTNVGITGNGRAFEYLLTIMSGSKLGEERKLAVQMHKELSKTIGPFIKRTDDEYGRRMKTYLTRLLVESTTLAKKHVQKTRSVGWRAKLVECEAEDKVLNSVIAAILYQGSPSESLEHILSTVKNMPADKKASIVLKFASIRGNRRQRPPRAFEMAEYTFDMINNFGMFRDMHRHRALTLGRQLLTTDHGYSVPQELEEIGMDSQYRECLENTRIVFNNIRKKMPEQAQYVVNFAYNYPYFMKCNLREATHIIEIRTIPQGHADYRRVAQEMFSQIEKNHPKLSRIIKFADTKTYDLERFESEKRTEAKKYKR from the coding sequence ATGGCAAAAAGAATTAAGGTAGTATACAAGAATGCAGACGTGGGCCAAAAATTTACACAAAAAGAGAGATCCGATCTATCGAGTCATTTTTCCAATACAAGTAGCAATGTGTTTGCAATTACAACCGCACAACAAGTTGACCGCGGTGCCCTCATGTCAAGATATAGTAGAACCGACAAGGATATGCGGCGTGTTTTTTTAGACGAGTTTTTATCCAATAAAAAAAGAGGTAAAGAGTTTTACCAACGTGTTTTGATAGAATATGGAGATGATTCTGTTGCAGAACTTGGATCTGCACAAATTGCAGTTGAAAGTGTATCAAATATTGTGGTAAAAAAAATTGAGGATCGGAGGATCGGGTTATCATATCTTGAAAAATCTTCAAGATATGTTCCATGGAATAAGAAACGTGCCAACAAGTATAGATTTTATCGTGATATAGATATTGCAAAATCAAATCATGTTGACGCATACGAGAATGCATGTAACCTAGATTTTGAAACGTATTCAAAGTGTCTAAACCCCATGCTACGATATGTGAGGGAAAAATATCCTATTGAAAAATACTCGTTTAAAAATAGTTTTGGTAAAGATGTGTTTTTTTCAAAACTATGTGATTCACAAGATATAAAATCCGCAAAGATTGTATACAATGGTTCAACTAGAGCAAAAGCATTAGACATACTTCGTGGGCTACTTCCCGCGTCAACTCTGACAAACGTAGGAATTACAGGTAATGGACGAGCCTTTGAGTATCTGCTAACTATAATGTCAGGTTCCAAACTTGGAGAAGAGAGAAAACTTGCAGTGCAGATGCACAAAGAGCTCAGCAAGACTATAGGCCCATTTATCAAAAGGACCGATGACGAGTATGGAAGACGCATGAAAACATATCTTACACGATTACTCGTAGAATCTACAACACTTGCCAAAAAACACGTACAAAAGACAAGATCAGTAGGCTGGCGCGCAAAACTAGTCGAATGTGAGGCAGAGGATAAAGTTTTGAACAGCGTCATAGCTGCAATTCTGTATCAAGGCTCACCTAGCGAGTCACTAGAGCATATACTCTCCACGGTAAAAAATATGCCAGCTGACAAAAAAGCATCCATTGTACTAAAATTTGCATCCATTAGAGGCAACCGTAGGCAAAGACCGCCACGTGCTTTTGAAATGGCAGAATATACTTTTGACATGATAAATAATTTTGGAATGTTTCGAGATATGCACCGCCACCGTGCACTCACACTTGGTAGACAGCTACTCACTACAGATCATGGGTATTCTGTACCTCAAGAGCTTGAAGAGATTGGGATGGATTCACAGTACAGAGAATGTCTAGAGAATACGCGCATTGTATTCAATAATATTCGAAAAAAAATGCCAGAACAAGCTCAATATGTTGTAAACTTTGCATACAATTATCCATATTTTATGAAATGTAATCTACGCGAGGCCACACATATTATAGAAATTCGTACAATTCCACAAGGGCATGCAGATTATCGACGTGTGGCACAAGAAATGTTTTCACAAATTGAAAAAAACCATCCAAAACTATCACGCATAATCAAATTTGCAGATACAAAGACGTATGATTTAGAAAGATTCGAGTCTGAAAAACGCACAGAGGCAAAAAAGTATAAAAGATAG
- a CDS encoding putative exported protein yields the protein MGAQFESTLDPDSATSDFKVLYQRTLIIDYSDGGELAKELRGTNLEESFTINSPHDGLDSLADIINVNILDDRSSARVSDLILEYKIKLTGGTDRANVDYRVVIKGQISDYRIGERGVEDRQLIDLGWRGISTYEPITINGIEVNLPISTIKTHLPNVYEMIRGTEVDTLLSEPLMDGSGILRQPLTNWHFLFDPTGINIDASQYGLDDSLTGVVISSFTMGESNLREGIIEPIEKIASINLDEMYSFKTIQAADSANLDILGFASIDRLDDLEIAGVTPKKKDSGSSTGKFPASIVYGMAGMAAIGGVIFFIISGRKLKKEEGQEQTGIDPSRLTGYQTSASAGGYQTNRGEAQLSETNAYEQHQNVYNEENSKDLPLQETQTDATCGCRTSSQMGSDCDCVMQDSCLCDGTCDCNAPLCKKSTETMK from the coding sequence ATGGGAGCTCAATTTGAGTCAACGTTAGATCCAGATAGTGCCACATCAGATTTCAAGGTTTTATACCAAAGAACACTCATCATAGACTATAGTGACGGTGGTGAATTGGCCAAAGAGCTTCGAGGAACCAATTTAGAAGAGAGTTTTACGATAAATTCTCCACATGATGGGCTAGACTCTCTAGCAGATATAATAAATGTAAACATTCTAGATGACAGAAGTTCGGCACGTGTATCAGATTTGATTTTAGAGTATAAAATAAAACTTACTGGAGGGACAGATAGAGCAAACGTAGACTATAGAGTTGTAATCAAAGGGCAGATATCAGATTATAGAATTGGTGAGAGAGGTGTTGAGGATAGACAGCTCATAGACCTTGGTTGGAGAGGTATCTCTACGTATGAGCCAATAACCATAAATGGAATAGAAGTAAATTTACCCATATCGACGATAAAGACTCATCTTCCAAATGTATATGAAATGATTCGTGGTACAGAGGTAGATACACTACTCTCAGAACCATTAATGGATGGTAGTGGCATACTAAGGCAACCACTTACAAATTGGCACTTTTTATTCGACCCTACAGGTATCAACATAGATGCTAGTCAGTATGGATTAGATGATTCATTGACAGGTGTTGTTATCTCTAGTTTTACGATGGGTGAGAGTAATTTAAGAGAAGGCATAATAGAACCTATTGAAAAAATCGCGTCGATCAATCTTGATGAAATGTATTCATTTAAAACTATTCAAGCAGCTGATAGCGCAAATCTAGACATACTCGGATTTGCATCAATAGATAGACTTGACGATCTAGAGATTGCAGGAGTTACACCAAAAAAGAAGGATAGTGGATCATCCACAGGCAAGTTTCCAGCATCCATCGTATATGGTATGGCAGGCATGGCAGCAATCGGGGGCGTAATCTTTTTCATCATTAGTGGAAGAAAGCTCAAAAAAGAAGAAGGGCAAGAGCAGACAGGTATAGACCCATCAAGGCTTACAGGATACCAAACTAGCGCTAGTGCAGGAGGATATCAGACAAACAGAGGTGAGGCACAGCTTTCAGAGACAAATGCTTATGAACAGCATCAAAATGTCTATAATGAAGAAAATTCCAAAGACCTCCCATTGCAAGAAACTCAAACAGATGCAACATGTGGATGTAGGACATCTTCTCAGATGGGTTCAGATTGTGATTGTGTGATGCAAGACTCGTGTCTATGCGATGGTACATGTGATTGTAATGCACCACTATGTAAAAAAAGCACTGAAACGATGAAGTAA
- a CDS encoding RNA-binding protein, whose product MQRSVIDQLKRKQIIELLEQDKRIDGRSLEEQRKLVLETNVIPKANGSARVLLGKTHVVSGVKIQPDRPFPDTGDRGVFICTAEILPIAHHTAEPGPPNETVIELARVVDRGIRESKAIDITKLVIKKDVSVVGVFADNSVIDHDGNLFDACSYASTCAILSSNMPKWEMVDDRPQLVKGTSELTPVQTIPVSITMARIKDHILVDPNGDEWESMDARVTITTNSDGNICAMQKGGTGGFTQKQLELCADTSIKVGTRVRDMIRTTTGRNDI is encoded by the coding sequence ATGCAAAGATCAGTTATAGATCAACTAAAACGCAAACAAATCATCGAACTTTTAGAGCAAGACAAACGCATAGATGGACGCAGTCTTGAAGAGCAGCGCAAACTTGTTTTAGAGACAAACGTTATACCAAAAGCAAATGGTTCAGCACGCGTTCTTTTAGGAAAAACGCACGTAGTATCTGGAGTAAAGATACAGCCAGATAGACCATTTCCAGATACTGGTGATAGAGGTGTCTTTATCTGCACGGCTGAAATTCTTCCAATTGCACACCACACAGCAGAGCCTGGCCCTCCAAATGAGACTGTAATAGAACTAGCGCGTGTAGTGGATCGTGGAATACGTGAGAGTAAAGCTATTGATATTACAAAACTTGTAATAAAAAAAGATGTATCTGTAGTAGGCGTCTTTGCAGACAATAGTGTAATAGACCATGATGGTAACCTCTTTGATGCATGCTCTTATGCATCTACATGTGCCATACTCTCTTCAAATATGCCAAAGTGGGAGATGGTTGATGATCGACCACAGCTTGTTAAAGGTACAAGCGAACTCACTCCTGTCCAAACCATACCAGTATCAATAACCATGGCACGCATTAAAGATCACATACTAGTGGATCCAAATGGAGACGAGTGGGAATCAATGGACGCACGCGTGACAATCACAACAAACTCTGATGGCAACATTTGTGCAATGCAAAAAGGTGGTACTGGTGGATTTACGCAAAAACAGTTGGAACTTTGTGCAGATACCTCAATAAAGGTAGGAACCAGAGTACGTGATATGATACGTACTACAACTGGAAGGAATGATATCTAG
- a CDS encoding 2-phospho-L-lactate transferase (cofD) — MITVLAGGTGSVKLVRGLVAQKNDVCVISNVGDNYWVYGMYVCPDIDTMIYGLADLLDYKRSWGIKNDTFNFLRQMEIFGEDTWFRMGDRDAATNLMRTNMLKDGKNLGFITDWICKKFAIGTKIIPMTDNNIETRITTPRGEMHLQEFWVKHRGKEKVQGISYMGIDKARPNPEAINAIQNSSMVVIAPGNPLTSIGPMLELKGLQKELTKAKKKTIAVSPFIGANAISGPAAEYMKAAGIEPGVLGLSKMYSKVCGSMVIDTKDKKLSQKIREQEMTVYETKITMKTFAAEEALASFILKQIKI; from the coding sequence ATGATAACTGTACTCGCTGGTGGTACCGGCTCTGTAAAACTTGTACGCGGTCTCGTGGCTCAAAAGAATGATGTATGTGTCATAAGTAATGTTGGTGATAATTATTGGGTTTATGGTATGTATGTCTGCCCTGATATAGATACTATGATTTATGGCCTAGCAGACCTTTTAGACTATAAACGTAGTTGGGGAATAAAAAATGACACGTTTAATTTTTTACGTCAAATGGAGATCTTTGGTGAGGATACATGGTTTCGTATGGGAGATCGTGATGCAGCAACAAACCTTATGCGTACAAATATGCTAAAGGATGGAAAAAATTTGGGATTCATTACAGACTGGATCTGTAAAAAATTTGCAATTGGAACAAAAATAATTCCAATGACTGACAATAACATAGAGACACGCATAACAACACCAAGAGGTGAGATGCACCTACAGGAATTTTGGGTAAAACATCGAGGCAAGGAAAAAGTACAAGGCATAAGTTATATGGGAATTGATAAAGCTCGTCCAAACCCTGAGGCAATAAACGCAATACAAAATTCTAGCATGGTGGTAATAGCTCCTGGAAATCCACTTACAAGTATCGGACCTATGCTAGAGCTAAAAGGATTACAAAAAGAGCTTACAAAAGCAAAGAAAAAAACCATAGCAGTTAGCCCATTTATTGGAGCAAACGCAATAAGCGGACCTGCTGCAGAATACATGAAGGCTGCAGGAATAGAACCTGGCGTACTAGGACTTTCCAAAATGTATTCCAAAGTGTGCGGAAGTATGGTAATAGATACAAAAGACAAAAAACTCTCACAAAAAATACGTGAACAAGAGATGACCGTTTACGAAACAAAGATTACCATGAAAACATTTGCAGCAGAGGAAGCGCTTGCGTCGTTTATACTAAAACAAATAAAGATCTGA
- a CDS encoding Acetyl-coenzyme A synthetase — protein sequence MHAKHMYVDMSKNDMRLDSESNYIDFWEKQAEKLHWFKKWHSVLESNPPHAAWFEGGLTNASYNALDVHQKTIFDKDALIWIAEDGHDEHITYGDLQKRVELTANALISLKVCKGDRVAIYLPMIPELVVSILACARIGAVHTVVFSGFSAPALRDRIVDSGASILITADGGYRRGKIIPLKHTADKAVKDLDSILHVLVVKRTGQTVPFGDKDMSWDVMISDVSTKCPIRHMQSSDPLFILYTSGTTGKPKGVLHGTGGYLTHVHATFGWTFNPSKDDIYFCTADIGWVTGHSYVVYGPLMHGITQIIYEGALDYPDKKRTWNILEKYGVTIFYTTPTALRMLMGYDKDAPTSYNFSSLRLLGTVGEPINPSVWRWFSSMVGSNRCKIVDTWWQTETGGIMATPLPEIEDIDAKPGSVYGQVPGVSLSVLNSSGDNVKPDTKGHLVVDRPWPGMTLGLWNDEEKFIHTYWSKYPGRYHTGDYATMDSDGHLWLHGRADDVIKVAGHRIGTAELESAIVSCDDVSESAVCSIPDEIKGESIIAFVVQVQNKTLKPLPLKERVCSTVRTMVGSIAVPTKVFIVPTLPKTRSGKIMRRLLRSIVIGEPIGDVSTLEDNDVVDLVRRAYNMQNT from the coding sequence ATGCATGCAAAACACATGTATGTAGATATGTCTAAAAATGATATGCGTCTAGACTCTGAATCCAACTATATCGATTTTTGGGAAAAACAGGCAGAAAAGTTGCATTGGTTTAAAAAATGGCATAGTGTTTTAGAGTCAAATCCTCCACATGCTGCTTGGTTTGAAGGTGGCTTGACAAACGCATCATATAATGCACTTGACGTTCACCAAAAAACAATATTTGACAAGGACGCACTCATATGGATTGCTGAAGATGGGCACGATGAACACATCACGTACGGAGATCTACAAAAACGCGTAGAGCTGACAGCAAATGCACTCATTTCACTCAAAGTGTGTAAAGGCGATCGTGTAGCAATTTATCTGCCAATGATTCCTGAACTAGTAGTATCAATTCTAGCATGCGCTAGAATAGGGGCAGTACATACAGTTGTCTTTTCAGGATTTAGTGCGCCTGCATTACGTGATCGTATAGTTGACTCGGGAGCATCAATTTTGATAACTGCAGATGGTGGATATCGAAGGGGAAAAATTATTCCATTAAAGCACACTGCAGATAAAGCTGTAAAAGATCTTGATTCGATATTGCATGTACTAGTGGTAAAACGGACTGGACAAACAGTACCATTTGGAGATAAAGATATGTCATGGGATGTGATGATCTCTGATGTTTCCACAAAGTGTCCAATTAGACATATGCAAAGCTCTGATCCACTCTTTATACTGTACACGTCTGGCACAACTGGAAAACCAAAAGGCGTTTTACATGGAACTGGAGGATACTTGACACACGTGCATGCTACATTTGGCTGGACTTTTAATCCATCCAAAGATGATATCTATTTTTGTACCGCAGATATTGGATGGGTTACAGGACACAGCTATGTGGTGTATGGCCCACTCATGCACGGAATAACACAGATCATTTATGAAGGTGCTCTAGATTATCCTGACAAAAAACGCACATGGAATATACTTGAAAAGTATGGTGTTACAATATTTTACACAACACCTACTGCACTACGTATGTTGATGGGGTATGATAAAGATGCTCCAACATCATACAACTTTTCATCACTTCGACTTCTTGGCACGGTGGGAGAGCCGATAAATCCGAGTGTGTGGAGATGGTTTAGTAGCATGGTAGGATCTAATCGATGTAAAATAGTAGATACATGGTGGCAGACAGAGACTGGAGGAATAATGGCAACACCACTTCCTGAGATAGAAGATATAGATGCAAAACCTGGTTCTGTATACGGTCAAGTTCCTGGAGTATCTCTTTCAGTATTGAATTCATCAGGTGATAACGTAAAACCTGACACAAAAGGACACCTAGTAGTGGATCGTCCATGGCCAGGAATGACTTTGGGGCTGTGGAACGATGAAGAAAAATTCATTCACACATACTGGTCAAAATATCCTGGAAGATACCATACTGGTGATTATGCAACCATGGACTCTGATGGTCACCTATGGTTGCATGGAAGAGCCGATGATGTGATAAAGGTAGCCGGACATAGAATAGGTACTGCAGAACTAGAGAGTGCCATAGTCTCTTGTGATGATGTATCAGAATCTGCAGTATGCTCAATTCCAGATGAGATAAAGGGGGAATCTATAATTGCATTTGTGGTGCAAGTACAAAACAAAACTCTAAAACCTCTACCACTTAAAGAACGTGTTTGTTCAACCGTACGAACAATGGTTGGATCTATTGCAGTTCCAACCAAAGTCTTCATAGTTCCAACATTGCCAAAAACACGTAGTGGGAAAATAATGCGACGCCTGTTACGATCTATTGTAATTGGCGAACCTATTGGTGATGTTAGCACATTGGAGGATAATGATGTAGTGGATTTAGTGCGTAGAGCATATAATATGCAAAATACCTAG
- a CDS encoding rRNA metabolism protein codes for MTEVTIARFSYEGQKFEILVKPDQALEFKLGKRTDISSVLVSEDIYTDSKKGNKPSLDILAKIFKTDDSAKIAEIILKKGDLNLTTAQRRKMVDEKRKQIIDYIAKTYVDPRSHLPHPPLRIEQAMDDARISIDPQKNANDQIKDIVERLRGIIPLKSENIELVLTIPAQYAAQSYSVLKSSGTLKKEEWLSNGSLKAILEIAAATRPTMLDRLGSVTKGTATAEMVQ; via the coding sequence ATGACAGAAGTCACTATAGCTAGATTCTCATACGAGGGTCAAAAATTTGAGATACTAGTAAAACCAGATCAGGCGTTAGAGTTTAAACTTGGAAAACGCACTGACATATCTTCTGTTCTAGTATCCGAAGATATCTATACAGACTCTAAAAAAGGTAACAAACCTTCATTGGATATACTTGCAAAGATATTCAAGACAGATGATAGTGCAAAGATTGCAGAAATTATACTCAAAAAAGGAGATCTAAATCTTACCACGGCACAACGACGCAAGATGGTGGACGAAAAAAGAAAGCAGATTATAGATTATATTGCAAAGACGTACGTCGATCCACGTTCTCACTTGCCACATCCGCCTCTACGTATAGAGCAGGCAATGGACGATGCTCGCATCTCTATTGATCCACAAAAAAACGCCAACGATCAGATAAAAGATATCGTAGAAAGGCTACGAGGTATCATACCGTTAAAGTCTGAGAACATTGAACTTGTCTTGACTATACCTGCTCAATATGCTGCACAATCATACTCTGTTCTAAAATCTTCAGGTACGCTTAAAAAAGAAGAATGGCTATCAAATGGTTCTCTTAAAGCAATACTAGAAATAGCTGCGGCAACAAGGCCTACCATGTTGGATCGATTAGGCTCTGTCACAAAAGGAACAGCTACAGCAGAGATGGTTCAATGA